In the Ruminococcus sp. OA3 genome, one interval contains:
- the addB gene encoding helicase-exonuclease AddAB subunit AddB — MALHLITGSAGAGKSYMVYRKVIEESVKNPSRDYLILVPEQFTMQTQKEVVDLHPGHAVLNIDILSFQRLAYRVFDEVGGNLNPLLDDTGKSFVLQKIAQQQKKKLGFLGANLKKPGYINEMKSMISELMQYQISPEGIDILMECAGEQSLLFRKLSDVKIIYQEFSDYMKSRYVTPEEVLDVLCRVMVRASSLNGSTVVLDGFTGFTPVQYQVIRRLLAMCRDVYVTVTLDEKKTTFQKRQTQQLFYMSYDMVYRLSHLALEEHVEIAKRHLDGRTEGRFSQTPALSFLESHLFRQSAARYRKEPEEIHIRAAANPLEEMEWTVRMIRRLIRTRSLRYQDIAVITGDLGGYESYAVQAFEREHIPCFIDRKQSVLMNPFVEYVRAALDMLITGFKYESVFRYLRTGMSDLTPDEIDTIENYAIALGIRGFKQWSAPWTRTFRGMQERDLAEVERIRVKFVAEIKDFTEEFKGPEGTVAARTTALYHFIVKSRIQQKLKIRELEFQKQGKQALVKEYAQIFGIIMGMFDKLVDVLGEEKVTRQEYQQILEAGFLQVQVGIIPPTADQVMVGDVKRTRLASVKVLFFVGVNEGVIPQRGESCGILTEAERELIKAHDIELAPTMREDIGIQRFYLYLILTKPSMELYLSYTHMKAGGESASPAYLIGTIQKMFPKLAVEEDNRMEAEYMKLETPAQGMDTMVQGLQAAAQGQEDVGWYELFGWYWSREEYREWTRRLVEAAFYEKPEDRIGRAAALSLYGRELKNSATRLETFAACAYAHFLQYGLKLSERVRYEFKAMDMGNVLHEALERFARLLKKEGLSWKELSGEDAKRLLDASVNGLFEEYGNTILKSSARNHYMIRRCRRLLERSIWALQEQLKCGDFEPSRFEVSFAMQDELDAAQFQLDEETRIKLQGRIDRVDTYESEDDCYVKVIDYKTGNRSLDLTELYHGLSLQLVVYLNAAMELEKKERPDKQIHPAGIFYYQIKDPLITGEWQESKTLIEQDMLKELRMNGLANADPEVLNRLDHTLGGTGRKTSSVFPLSMNKDGSCSKASSVIREEQFEALTSFVNDKIKELGRQIMDGVAEANPYQIGQKNACEYCAYRTACGFDERIRGYEYRRLPQFSDDELWKRMKEEDE, encoded by the coding sequence ATGGCATTACATCTTATAACAGGCAGCGCTGGGGCAGGGAAATCTTATATGGTTTACCGCAAGGTCATTGAGGAATCCGTAAAAAATCCCAGTCGGGATTATCTGATACTGGTACCTGAACAGTTTACCATGCAGACGCAGAAAGAGGTTGTGGACCTTCATCCGGGACATGCTGTGCTGAATATTGATATTTTAAGTTTTCAAAGGCTTGCTTACCGCGTATTCGATGAAGTTGGAGGAAACCTGAATCCTCTGCTGGATGATACGGGCAAGTCTTTTGTGCTGCAGAAAATTGCACAGCAGCAGAAAAAAAAGCTGGGCTTTCTCGGCGCCAATTTAAAGAAGCCCGGTTATATCAATGAGATGAAATCTATGATATCGGAGCTTATGCAGTACCAGATCAGCCCGGAAGGTATAGACATACTGATGGAATGTGCGGGGGAGCAGTCGCTGCTGTTCCGCAAACTGTCAGATGTCAAAATCATTTATCAGGAGTTTTCTGATTATATGAAAAGCCGTTATGTCACGCCTGAGGAGGTGCTGGACGTGTTGTGCCGTGTGATGGTAAGGGCAAGCAGTCTGAATGGAAGCACCGTTGTGCTCGATGGCTTTACCGGCTTTACACCAGTGCAGTATCAGGTGATAAGGCGGCTGCTCGCCATGTGCCGTGATGTGTACGTGACCGTTACACTGGATGAAAAAAAAACCACCTTTCAGAAAAGGCAGACTCAACAGCTGTTTTATATGAGCTATGATATGGTTTACCGCCTGTCTCATCTGGCGCTGGAGGAACACGTGGAGATTGCAAAGAGGCATCTGGATGGGAGGACAGAGGGCAGATTTTCCCAAACTCCCGCACTTTCATTTCTGGAGTCTCATCTGTTCAGGCAGTCGGCAGCCAGGTATCGTAAGGAGCCTGAGGAGATTCATATCCGGGCAGCGGCTAATCCTCTGGAGGAGATGGAATGGACAGTACGTATGATCCGCAGACTTATCCGGACCAGATCGCTGCGCTATCAGGACATCGCGGTGATTACGGGGGATCTTGGCGGGTATGAGAGTTACGCAGTGCAGGCGTTTGAACGCGAGCATATTCCCTGCTTTATTGACCGGAAACAGTCGGTTCTGATGAATCCATTTGTAGAGTATGTGCGTGCGGCGCTGGATATGCTGATCACGGGATTTAAGTATGAGAGTGTGTTCCGTTATCTGCGTACCGGCATGTCTGATTTGACACCCGATGAAATCGACACCATTGAAAATTATGCGATCGCACTGGGCATCCGGGGATTTAAGCAATGGAGTGCGCCGTGGACGCGGACATTCCGCGGCATGCAGGAGAGAGATCTGGCGGAAGTTGAACGAATCCGCGTAAAGTTTGTAGCAGAGATCAAAGACTTCACAGAAGAATTTAAGGGGCCGGAAGGTACTGTTGCTGCCAGGACCACAGCGCTGTACCACTTTATCGTAAAATCCCGTATTCAGCAGAAATTAAAGATCCGGGAACTTGAATTTCAGAAGCAGGGAAAACAGGCTCTGGTCAAGGAATATGCACAGATTTTCGGTATCATCATGGGAATGTTTGACAAACTTGTGGATGTGCTGGGGGAGGAGAAGGTAACAAGACAGGAATATCAGCAGATTCTTGAGGCAGGTTTTCTGCAGGTGCAGGTGGGGATCATTCCGCCGACTGCAGACCAGGTTATGGTCGGGGATGTAAAACGAACGCGTCTTGCATCTGTAAAGGTTCTGTTTTTTGTCGGTGTCAATGAAGGTGTGATTCCGCAGCGCGGAGAGAGCTGCGGAATCCTGACAGAGGCTGAACGGGAGCTTATCAAAGCGCATGATATTGAACTGGCACCGACGATGCGTGAGGATATCGGGATTCAGCGGTTTTACCTTTATCTGATCCTGACGAAGCCCTCCATGGAGCTGTATCTGTCTTACACACATATGAAAGCGGGCGGGGAGTCAGCATCGCCCGCTTATCTGATCGGAACGATTCAGAAGATGTTTCCAAAGCTGGCTGTGGAAGAGGACAACCGGATGGAAGCAGAGTATATGAAGCTGGAGACGCCGGCGCAGGGAATGGATACAATGGTACAGGGGCTCCAGGCGGCTGCACAGGGGCAGGAAGATGTCGGATGGTATGAACTGTTTGGATGGTACTGGAGCCGGGAAGAGTACCGTGAGTGGACGAGACGTCTGGTGGAAGCGGCATTTTATGAAAAACCGGAAGACCGTATAGGCAGGGCGGCTGCGCTTTCGCTATATGGGAGGGAATTAAAAAACAGTGCGACGAGGCTGGAAACATTTGCGGCATGTGCATATGCACATTTTCTGCAGTATGGGCTGAAGCTTTCAGAACGTGTCCGTTATGAGTTTAAAGCGATGGATATGGGAAACGTCCTGCATGAGGCACTGGAGCGTTTTGCACGACTTTTGAAAAAAGAAGGGCTGTCATGGAAAGAACTGTCCGGGGAGGATGCAAAAAGGCTTCTGGATGCCAGCGTTAATGGCCTGTTCGAGGAATACGGAAATACCATACTGAAAAGTTCCGCCAGAAATCATTATATGATCCGGCGTTGCAGGCGACTTCTGGAACGGAGTATATGGGCGTTGCAGGAACAGTTAAAATGCGGGGATTTTGAGCCCAGCCGTTTTGAAGTGTCTTTTGCGATGCAGGATGAACTGGATGCTGCACAGTTTCAGCTGGATGAGGAAACCCGGATAAAACTGCAGGGCAGAATTGACCGTGTGGATACGTATGAATCAGAGGATGACTGCTACGTAAAAGTGATCGATTATAAAACAGGGAACCGCTCACTGGACCTGACAGAGCTGTATCACGGACTGTCGCTTCAGCTCGTGGTATATCTGAATGCAGCGATGGAACTGGAAAAAAAAGAACGTCCGGATAAACAGATACATCCGGCAGGTATTTTCTATTACCAGATCAAAGACCCTCTGATCACAGGGGAATGGCAGGAGAGTAAAACACTGATCGAACAGGATATGCTCAAAGAACTGCGGATGAACGGGCTGGCAAACGCAGATCCGGAAGTTCTGAACAGGCTGGATCACACGCTTGGCGGGACCGGAAGGAAGACATCCAGTGTATTTCCACTGTCCATGAATAAGGACGGAAGCTGTTCTAAGGCATCATCTGTCATACGGGAAGAACAGTTTGAGGCACTGACTTCATTTGTCAATGATAAAATCAAAGAGCTTGGCAGACAGATCATGGATGGGGTGGCAGAAGCCAACCCGTATCAGATTGGTCAGAAGAATGCGTGTGAATACTGTGCTTACCGCACGGCGTGTGGATTTGATGAGCGTATCCGGGGATATGAATACCGCAGGCTCCCCCAGTTTTCTGATGATGAACTGTGGAAGAGGATGAAAGAGGAGGATGAGTGA
- a CDS encoding MATE family efflux transporter: MIKDLTKGNPNRLLWTFTLPMLGSVIFQQLYNIVDSVVAGKFIGDEALAAVGASYPVTMIFMAVAIGMNVGCSVIISQLFGAGQYGKMKTAIFTSLISSAALSLVMTAGGMMFSGRLLRLLNTPDNIFGDSEVYLMIYTAGLLFVFLYNICTGTFTALGDSMTPLCFLIASSLGNIALDLFFVVGLEMGVGGVAWATFIAQGTAAVLAFAVLLRRLGKIETSVYEKFSMPMLGRIARMAVPSILQQSFVSVGNLFVQGVVNGYGSTVIAGYSAAIKLNTFTITLFTTLSSALSSFSAQNIGAGLIRRVRQGMRSGVRIALAVSLPFTVLYLVFGGSVMRIFVSSESADVIAVGKMFLGIVAPFYFPVSIKLVCDGVLRGGEAIACFMFTTFSDLILRVILVFILPLKFGSTGIWMAWPLGWIVAMIFSLYFYKTEKWNHMNRNMSV, translated from the coding sequence ATGATAAAAGACTTGACAAAGGGAAACCCAAACAGGCTGCTGTGGACGTTTACTCTGCCCATGCTGGGCAGCGTAATATTTCAACAGCTGTACAATATTGTGGACAGCGTGGTTGCTGGTAAGTTTATCGGAGATGAGGCGCTGGCAGCGGTCGGTGCGTCCTATCCGGTCACGATGATCTTTATGGCGGTAGCCATAGGAATGAATGTTGGATGCTCCGTGATCATTTCACAGCTGTTCGGTGCAGGACAGTACGGGAAGATGAAGACGGCGATTTTTACGTCGCTGATATCCTCTGCAGCGCTGAGCCTTGTGATGACCGCGGGAGGCATGATGTTCAGCGGTCGTCTGCTGCGTCTGCTGAACACGCCGGATAATATATTCGGGGATTCGGAAGTATATCTTATGATCTATACTGCAGGTCTTCTGTTTGTGTTCCTGTATAATATCTGTACCGGAACCTTTACAGCGCTCGGTGATTCAATGACGCCGCTCTGTTTTCTGATCGCCTCATCACTCGGTAATATTGCGCTGGACCTGTTTTTTGTGGTCGGTCTTGAGATGGGAGTGGGCGGTGTCGCGTGGGCGACCTTCATTGCACAGGGTACTGCAGCTGTTCTTGCTTTTGCCGTTCTGCTCAGAAGACTGGGGAAAATAGAGACTTCAGTGTATGAAAAATTTTCCATGCCGATGCTTGGCAGGATTGCACGTATGGCAGTGCCGAGTATTTTACAGCAGAGTTTTGTATCTGTGGGAAACCTGTTTGTACAGGGGGTTGTGAATGGATATGGTTCTACCGTTATTGCCGGCTATTCTGCTGCGATTAAGCTTAATACATTTACCATCACGTTGTTTACAACGCTGTCAAGCGCATTATCCAGCTTTTCTGCTCAGAACATAGGCGCAGGACTGATCCGGCGTGTCAGGCAGGGGATGCGCTCCGGTGTGAGAATCGCTCTGGCGGTATCGCTGCCGTTTACTGTGCTGTACCTGGTATTCGGCGGAAGTGTAATGCGAATTTTTGTAAGCTCTGAGAGTGCGGATGTAATAGCTGTCGGAAAAATGTTTTTGGGTATCGTAGCCCCGTTTTATTTTCCTGTCAGTATCAAGCTGGTCTGTGATGGAGTGCTGAGAGGCGGAGAGGCGATTGCGTGTTTTATGTTTACAACATTCTCGGATTTGATACTGAGAGTTATACTTGTTTTTATCCTTCCGCTGAAATTTGGGTCCACAGGCATCTGGATGGCATGGCCGCTGGGATGGATCGTCGCGATGATATTCTCGCTGTACTTTTATAAAACAGAAAAATGGAATCATATGAATCGCAACATGTCTGTGTGA
- the addA gene encoding helicase-exonuclease AddAB subunit AddA, translating to MGVKWTQEQEQVISLHNRDILVSAAAGSGKTAVLVERILTMVTRREDPVDIDHLLVVTFTRAAAGEMKERILKALDDRLTEEPDNEHLKRQVAYIHNAQINTIDGFCAYVIRNYFHLIDLDPGYRTADEGELKLLKSDVLGEILEEAYALGSDDFHRLVECYAPGKTDEVLEELILQLYELSTSHPWPEEWLEYCRSVYDVQTREELFASQWMELFWSDVRQKIEEAVCQAAENIKTAQAEEGPYAYLPALEADAALLDRLINTDDYDEIHAVLKEHKWERLSSKKDAAVSDVLKERAKAGRETVKEIVGELQSQYFIMSGEDVFQCMRSCSPVMGSLIDLTLAFSERFALKKRQKNLLDFTDMEHLALQILIEKKDDGSCVRSQAASELSQQFEEILIDEYQDSNYVQEMLLTSVSRHEDGVCNIFMVGDVKQSIYRFRLANPQLFLEKYETYTIKESSRQRIDLHRNFRSRKEVLGFVNLLFEQLMSRSFGGVTYDESAALYPGADYPEGNDPEFPKTEVLMLESDGEDVKKEGMSGEARELEARIIGQRIREMAGRELVFDRQANTYRPMRYSDCVILLRTVSGWGETFGKILQAMGIPSYVTTRTGYFTAIEIVTLLNYLHICDNPRQDIPFAAVLHSPVASVSARELADIRRAFPEGKLYDGCRRYLDLGEDDVLKEKLCRFFSVYSDMRGRVPYTPIHELILAILNETGYGQYVRAMPAGEQRAANIRMLIEKARDYEKTSYRGLFNFIRYIEYLQKYNVDYGEVNIAGENENTVRIMSIHKSKGLEFPVVFLAGMGKKFNLRDINSGIIIHPDYGLGVDCIDPERRIKMPTLLKGVIRHQLLMESLGEEMRVLYVALTRAKEKLILVGTISRLEKRVRECAGVLTQEAHEISMRMREKGRDYWSWVLPSLVRHRAFLPVLEAYGLPVHNRKEIRKEDVELVIQILTLQELTKKEVWHQAGRQAEKRRFLEWNAQKTYDPQVKQLLDERFSFVYPYEKQQHVPVKLTVSELKQPYTEEPAEELYFQPDIIPLVPQFIEKREEVLKGADRGTAYHRVFQLLDYSSADSAAGVRRQLSAMEDAGKITETMKLCVEPEDIVCLAKSPLGSRMKAAQQEGRLFLEQPFAMSIPASEKDPDFLDSDTIVVQGIIDAFFYEEDVIILVDYKTDQVQCERELADKYHRQLDYYAQALMRTTGKTVKEKIIYSVTLGRAIVCE from the coding sequence ATGGGAGTGAAATGGACACAGGAACAGGAACAGGTGATCAGCCTGCACAACCGCGATATTCTGGTCAGTGCTGCTGCCGGATCCGGTAAAACAGCCGTCCTGGTGGAAAGAATCCTGACCATGGTCACCCGCAGGGAAGATCCCGTAGATATCGATCATCTCCTTGTTGTGACATTTACCAGAGCAGCTGCCGGGGAGATGAAAGAAAGAATCCTGAAGGCGCTGGATGACAGACTGACGGAGGAGCCGGATAACGAACACCTGAAACGGCAGGTAGCCTACATTCACAATGCACAGATCAATACGATTGACGGATTTTGTGCCTATGTGATTCGAAATTATTTTCATCTGATAGATCTGGATCCAGGGTACAGGACTGCGGATGAAGGGGAACTGAAGCTCCTGAAATCTGATGTACTCGGGGAGATTCTGGAAGAGGCGTATGCTCTCGGAAGCGATGATTTTCACCGTCTTGTGGAGTGTTATGCCCCGGGAAAGACAGATGAAGTTCTGGAAGAGCTGATCCTTCAGCTGTATGAGCTCTCGACCAGTCATCCATGGCCGGAGGAATGGCTTGAATACTGCAGAAGCGTCTATGATGTGCAGACCAGGGAGGAGTTATTTGCCTCTCAGTGGATGGAACTTTTCTGGTCGGATGTTCGTCAGAAGATCGAGGAGGCAGTCTGCCAGGCTGCGGAAAATATAAAAACAGCACAGGCTGAGGAGGGGCCGTACGCCTATCTGCCGGCGCTCGAAGCAGACGCGGCATTACTTGACAGATTGATCAATACCGATGATTATGATGAGATTCATGCAGTATTGAAAGAACATAAATGGGAACGGCTTTCCTCAAAAAAAGATGCCGCGGTATCGGATGTGCTCAAAGAGCGCGCCAAGGCTGGCAGAGAGACGGTCAAAGAGATCGTGGGGGAGCTGCAGAGCCAGTACTTTATCATGTCCGGGGAAGACGTTTTTCAGTGCATGAGAAGCTGTTCACCCGTGATGGGCAGCCTCATTGACCTGACACTCGCGTTTTCTGAGAGATTTGCGCTGAAAAAAAGACAGAAGAATCTGCTGGATTTTACCGATATGGAACATCTGGCGCTGCAGATTCTTATTGAGAAAAAGGATGATGGAAGCTGTGTCCGTTCTCAGGCAGCGAGTGAACTTTCACAGCAGTTTGAAGAGATACTAATTGACGAATATCAGGACAGTAATTATGTTCAGGAAATGCTGCTGACGAGCGTGTCGAGGCATGAAGACGGGGTCTGCAACATCTTTATGGTGGGTGATGTCAAGCAGAGTATTTATCGTTTCCGTCTGGCAAATCCTCAGTTATTTCTGGAAAAGTATGAGACATACACCATAAAAGAGAGCAGCAGACAGCGGATAGACCTTCACAGGAATTTCAGAAGCCGTAAAGAAGTCCTTGGTTTTGTCAACCTGCTGTTTGAACAGCTGATGAGCCGTTCTTTTGGAGGGGTTACCTACGATGAGAGTGCGGCGCTGTATCCCGGAGCGGATTATCCGGAGGGGAACGATCCGGAATTCCCCAAAACAGAAGTCCTGATGCTGGAGTCGGACGGCGAGGATGTGAAAAAGGAAGGTATGTCAGGGGAGGCGAGGGAACTGGAGGCGCGTATCATTGGTCAGAGGATCCGCGAGATGGCAGGACGGGAACTGGTTTTTGACAGGCAGGCAAATACATACCGTCCAATGCGCTATTCAGATTGTGTCATACTGCTTAGAACCGTCAGTGGTTGGGGAGAGACCTTTGGGAAGATTCTTCAGGCGATGGGGATTCCTTCCTATGTGACCACGAGAACCGGTTACTTTACGGCAATTGAGATCGTAACGCTGCTTAATTATCTGCATATCTGCGATAATCCGCGGCAGGATATTCCGTTTGCTGCCGTTCTGCATTCGCCTGTCGCTTCGGTGTCTGCCCGGGAACTGGCAGACATTCGCAGAGCATTTCCGGAAGGAAAACTGTACGATGGATGCAGGCGCTATCTGGACCTCGGTGAGGACGACGTGCTCAAGGAGAAGCTGTGCAGGTTTTTCAGCGTGTATTCAGACATGAGAGGGCGTGTGCCGTATACGCCGATCCACGAACTGATTCTGGCGATCCTGAATGAGACGGGGTATGGACAGTATGTGCGGGCTATGCCGGCAGGAGAACAGCGGGCTGCAAATATCAGGATGCTGATAGAAAAAGCCAGGGACTATGAAAAAACAAGCTACCGGGGGTTATTTAATTTTATCCGCTATATCGAATATCTGCAGAAATACAACGTGGATTACGGGGAAGTGAATATTGCGGGGGAAAATGAGAATACCGTCCGCATTATGAGTATTCATAAAAGCAAGGGCCTGGAATTCCCTGTTGTATTTCTGGCTGGAATGGGAAAAAAATTTAATCTGAGAGATATCAATTCCGGGATTATCATACATCCGGACTACGGACTCGGTGTGGACTGTATCGATCCGGAACGGAGGATCAAGATGCCGACTCTTCTCAAAGGCGTTATCAGGCATCAGCTCCTGATGGAGAGTCTGGGAGAGGAAATGCGTGTACTGTATGTGGCTCTGACGAGGGCAAAGGAAAAGCTGATTCTTGTGGGGACCATCAGCCGTCTGGAAAAGAGGGTGAGGGAGTGTGCCGGGGTGCTGACACAGGAAGCACATGAGATATCCATGCGGATGAGGGAAAAAGGACGTGATTACTGGTCATGGGTATTGCCTTCGCTGGTACGGCACAGGGCATTTCTGCCAGTGCTGGAAGCGTATGGACTACCTGTCCATAACAGAAAGGAAATCCGGAAGGAGGATGTGGAGCTGGTTATTCAGATTCTGACGCTTCAGGAGCTGACGAAGAAAGAAGTCTGGCATCAGGCAGGCAGGCAGGCAGAAAAAAGACGTTTCCTGGAATGGAATGCGCAGAAAACTTATGATCCGCAGGTGAAACAGCTGCTGGATGAGAGATTCTCCTTTGTATATCCATATGAAAAACAACAGCATGTTCCAGTAAAGCTTACGGTATCTGAATTGAAGCAGCCGTATACGGAAGAGCCGGCAGAAGAGCTATACTTTCAGCCCGATATCATACCGCTTGTTCCGCAGTTTATTGAAAAGAGAGAAGAGGTTTTAAAAGGGGCAGACCGCGGTACAGCGTACCACCGGGTGTTCCAGCTGCTGGATTACAGCAGCGCAGACAGTGCAGCGGGTGTCAGACGTCAGCTTTCAGCGATGGAAGACGCGGGAAAGATTACAGAGACGATGAAGCTTTGTGTTGAACCGGAAGACATTGTATGTCTGGCCAAAAGTCCCTTGGGCAGTCGGATGAAAGCCGCGCAGCAGGAAGGACGCCTGTTTCTCGAGCAGCCGTTCGCCATGAGCATCCCCGCTTCTGAGAAAGATCCGGATTTTCTGGACAGCGATACCATTGTAGTACAGGGGATCATCGATGCCTTTTTCTATGAGGAGGATGTGATCATCCTGGTAGATTATAAAACAGACCAGGTGCAGTGTGAGCGGGAACTGGCTGATAAATATCACAGACAGCTGGACTATTACGCACAGGCACTTATGAGGACAACCGGAAAAACGGTGAAAGAGAAAATCATATATTCAGTTACGCTTGGCAGAGCAATTGTATGTGAATGA